One Streptomyces sp. ML-6 genomic region harbors:
- the rpsP gene encoding 30S ribosomal protein S16, whose amino-acid sequence MAVKIKLKRLGKIRSPHYRIVVADSRTRRDGRAIEEIGLYHPVQNPSRIEVNSERAQYWLSVGAQPTEPVLAILKLTGDWQAHKGLPAPAPLLQPEPKADKRALFEALTKDGEESKGEAITQKAKKSDKKADEAADAAASAESTEA is encoded by the coding sequence GTGGCAGTCAAGATCAAGCTGAAGCGTCTGGGCAAGATCCGTTCGCCTCACTACCGCATCGTCGTCGCCGACTCCCGTACCCGCCGTGACGGCCGGGCCATCGAGGAGATCGGCCTGTACCACCCGGTGCAGAACCCCTCGCGCATCGAGGTCAACTCGGAGCGTGCGCAGTACTGGCTGTCCGTCGGCGCCCAGCCGACCGAGCCGGTTCTCGCGATCCTGAAGCTCACCGGTGACTGGCAGGCCCACAAGGGTCTTCCGGCCCCCGCGCCGCTGCTGCAGCCGGAGCCCAAGGCGGACAAGCGCGCCCTGTTCGAGGCCCTGACCAAGGACGGCGAAGAGTCCAAGGGCGAGGCCATCACGCAGAAGGCGAAGAAGTCCGACAAGAAGGCGGACGAGGCTGCTGACGCGGCTGCTTCCGCCGAGTCGACCGAGGCCTGA
- the ffh gene encoding signal recognition particle protein, which yields MFDTLSDRLSATFKNLRGKGRLSEADIDATAREIRIALLEADVALPVVRAFIANVKERARGAEVSQALNPAQQVVKIVNEELVGILGGETRRLRFAKTPPTVIMLAGLQGAGKTTLAGKLGRWLKGQGHSPLLVACDLQRPNAVNQLSVVAERAGVAVYAPEPGNGVGDPVQVAKDSIEHARSKQFDVVIVDTAGRLGIDQELMQQAADIRDAVSPDEILFVVDAMIGQDAVNTAEAFRDGVGFDGVVLSKLDGDARGGAALSIAHVTGKQIMFASNGEKLDDFDAFHPDRMASRILDMGDLLTLIEQAEKTFSQEEAAKMASKLASSKGKDFTLDDFLAQMEQVRKMGSISKLLGMLPGMGQIKDQINNIDERDVDRTAAIIKSMTPKERAEPTIINGSRRARIAKGSGVEVSAVKNLVERFFEARKMMSKMAQGGGMPGMPGMPGMGGGPGRQKKQAKQAKGKRKSGNPMKRKAEEQAAAARRAQAAQGGALGLPAQDDKNFELPDEFKKFMG from the coding sequence GTGTTCGATACTCTCTCCGACCGCCTTAGCGCGACTTTCAAGAACCTCCGGGGCAAGGGCCGCTTGTCCGAGGCGGACATCGACGCCACGGCTCGCGAGATCCGTATCGCCCTGCTCGAAGCGGATGTCGCGCTGCCCGTCGTGCGCGCCTTCATCGCCAACGTCAAGGAGCGGGCGCGCGGCGCCGAGGTCTCCCAGGCGCTCAACCCGGCCCAGCAGGTCGTCAAGATCGTCAACGAGGAGCTCGTGGGCATCCTCGGCGGCGAGACCCGGCGGCTGCGGTTCGCCAAGACCCCGCCGACCGTGATCATGCTCGCCGGTCTCCAGGGTGCCGGTAAGACCACCCTCGCCGGAAAGCTCGGCCGCTGGCTCAAGGGCCAGGGCCACTCCCCGCTGCTCGTCGCCTGCGACCTCCAGCGCCCCAACGCCGTCAACCAGCTCAGCGTCGTCGCCGAGCGGGCCGGTGTGGCGGTGTACGCCCCCGAGCCGGGCAACGGCGTCGGCGACCCGGTCCAGGTCGCCAAGGACTCGATCGAGCACGCCAGGTCCAAGCAGTTCGACGTCGTGATCGTCGACACCGCGGGCCGCCTCGGCATCGACCAGGAGCTGATGCAGCAGGCCGCGGACATCCGCGACGCCGTCAGCCCCGACGAGATCCTCTTCGTCGTCGACGCGATGATCGGTCAGGACGCGGTCAACACCGCCGAGGCGTTCCGCGACGGCGTCGGCTTCGACGGCGTGGTGCTCTCCAAGCTCGACGGCGACGCCCGCGGTGGTGCGGCCCTGTCGATCGCCCACGTCACGGGCAAGCAGATCATGTTCGCGTCGAACGGTGAGAAGCTCGACGACTTCGACGCCTTCCACCCCGACCGCATGGCGTCCCGCATCCTCGACATGGGTGACCTGCTCACCCTGATCGAGCAGGCGGAGAAGACCTTCAGCCAGGAAGAGGCCGCCAAGATGGCCTCCAAGCTGGCGTCCAGCAAGGGCAAGGACTTCACGCTCGACGACTTCCTGGCCCAGATGGAGCAGGTCAGGAAGATGGGCTCCATCTCCAAGTTGCTCGGGATGCTGCCCGGCATGGGGCAGATCAAGGACCAGATCAACAACATCGACGAGCGCGACGTGGACCGCACCGCCGCGATCATCAAGTCGATGACCCCGAAGGAGCGCGCCGAGCCGACGATCATCAACGGCTCGCGCCGGGCCCGTATCGCCAAGGGCTCCGGGGTCGAGGTCTCCGCGGTGAAGAACCTCGTCGAGCGGTTCTTCGAGGCCCGCAAGATGATGTCGAAGATGGCCCAGGGCGGCGGCATGCCGGGAATGCCCGGGATGCCGGGCATGGGTGGCGGCCCCGGCCGGCAGAAGAAGCAGGCCAAGCAGGCCAAGGGCAAGCGCAAGAGCGGCAACCCGATGAAGCGCAAGGCCGAGGAGCAGGCCGCGGCGGCCCGCCGGGCGCAGGCGGCGCAGGGCGGCGCGCTCGGTCTGCCGGCGCAGGACGACAAGAACTTCGAGCTGCCCGACGAGTTCAAGAAGTTCATGGGCTGA
- a CDS encoding [protein-PII] uridylyltransferase, whose translation MTSTGTTPEPTTSEPGGYPAARLRLLRGKARSGPSRRAALATLTDHWLTGLFDTAARQTGVRGAALVAVGGYGRGELSPRSDLDLLLLHDGRAEPAAVAALADRLWYPVWDLGLALDHSVRTPAEVRRAADEDLKVQLGLLDARPVAGDRGPVAALRTATLADWRDRAPARLPALAELCRERAERRGELRFLLEPDLKEARGGLRDLTALRAIAASWVADAPREGLAEARRTLLDTRDALHLTTGRATDRLALQEQDQVAEALGLLDADALLRQVYEAARTVSYATDVTWREVFRVLRARSARPRPRPRLRAVPGDGRATAPERRPLADGVVEADGEAVLARTARPERDPVLVLRAAAAAARSGLPLSRHVVRRLATASGPLPVPWPAEAREELVTLLGAGEGTVPVWEALEAEGLITRLLPDWERVHCRPQRNPVHTWTVDRHLIETAVRASSLTRRVGRPDLLLVAALLHDIGKGWPGDHAEAGEVIARDTAARIGFDRHDTDVVATLVRHHLLLVETATRRDLDDPATVHAVAAAVGTTSTLELLHALTEADALATGPAAWSTWRASLVADLVGRVAAVLAGRTPEEPEPAGAGAGQERLAAEALRTGGPVLALHARAGTRDENGAPEPVGVELHIALPDRPGVLPAAAGVLALHRLTVRSAELRTVELPTGPGDDPADLLLLSWRVAAEYGSLPRADRLRADLVRALDGSLDIRARLAEREAARPRRRGTKAPPPRVTVAAAGSQRATVIEVRAQDAPGLLHRIGRALERGGVRVRSAHVSTLGADAVDTVYVTRRDGTPLPDAEAAALARAIEDALR comes from the coding sequence GTGACGAGCACCGGAACCACCCCCGAACCCACCACCTCGGAACCCGGCGGCTACCCGGCGGCCCGGCTGCGCCTCCTCCGAGGGAAGGCGCGGTCCGGGCCGTCGCGCCGCGCCGCCCTCGCGACGCTCACCGACCACTGGCTCACCGGGCTGTTCGACACCGCCGCCCGACAGACCGGCGTCCGCGGCGCCGCCCTCGTCGCCGTCGGCGGTTACGGGCGCGGCGAACTCTCCCCGCGCAGCGACCTCGACCTGCTGCTCCTGCACGACGGCAGGGCCGAGCCCGCGGCCGTCGCCGCCCTCGCCGACCGCCTCTGGTACCCCGTCTGGGACCTCGGCCTCGCCCTCGACCACTCCGTCCGCACCCCCGCCGAGGTCCGCAGGGCGGCGGACGAGGACCTCAAGGTCCAGCTCGGACTGCTCGACGCCCGGCCCGTCGCCGGGGACCGCGGCCCGGTCGCCGCCCTGCGCACCGCGACCCTCGCCGACTGGCGCGACCGGGCCCCCGCCCGCCTCCCCGCCCTCGCCGAACTCTGCCGCGAACGGGCCGAGCGCCGGGGCGAACTCCGCTTCCTCCTCGAACCCGACCTCAAGGAGGCCCGCGGCGGACTGCGCGACCTCACCGCCCTGCGCGCGATCGCCGCCTCCTGGGTCGCCGACGCCCCCCGCGAGGGCCTCGCCGAGGCCCGTCGCACCCTCCTCGACACCCGCGACGCCCTCCACCTCACCACCGGCCGCGCCACCGACCGCCTCGCCCTCCAGGAGCAGGACCAGGTCGCGGAAGCCCTCGGCCTCCTCGACGCGGACGCCCTGCTCCGCCAGGTCTACGAGGCCGCCCGGACCGTCTCGTACGCCACCGACGTCACCTGGCGCGAGGTCTTCCGCGTCCTGCGCGCCCGCTCCGCACGCCCCCGCCCCCGCCCCCGGCTGCGCGCCGTGCCGGGCGACGGCAGGGCCACCGCCCCGGAGCGCCGCCCGCTCGCCGACGGCGTCGTCGAGGCCGACGGCGAGGCCGTCCTCGCCCGCACCGCCCGCCCCGAGCGCGACCCCGTGCTCGTCCTGCGCGCGGCCGCCGCGGCCGCCCGGTCCGGACTCCCGCTCTCCCGCCACGTCGTACGCCGGCTGGCCACCGCCTCCGGCCCGCTGCCGGTGCCCTGGCCCGCCGAGGCCCGCGAGGAACTCGTCACCCTCCTCGGCGCGGGCGAGGGCACCGTGCCCGTCTGGGAGGCGCTCGAAGCCGAAGGACTGATCACCCGGCTGCTCCCCGACTGGGAACGCGTCCACTGCCGCCCCCAGCGCAACCCCGTCCACACCTGGACCGTCGACCGCCACCTCATCGAGACGGCCGTCCGCGCCTCCTCGCTCACCCGCCGCGTCGGCCGCCCCGACCTGCTCCTGGTCGCCGCACTGCTGCACGACATCGGCAAGGGATGGCCCGGCGACCACGCCGAGGCCGGTGAGGTCATCGCCCGGGACACGGCCGCCCGGATCGGCTTCGACCGGCACGACACGGACGTCGTCGCCACCCTCGTGCGCCACCACCTGCTGCTCGTCGAGACCGCGACCCGCCGCGACCTCGACGACCCGGCGACCGTCCATGCCGTCGCCGCCGCCGTCGGCACGACCAGCACCCTGGAGCTGCTGCACGCGCTCACCGAGGCCGACGCCCTCGCCACCGGCCCCGCCGCCTGGTCGACCTGGCGCGCCTCCCTCGTCGCCGACCTCGTCGGACGCGTCGCCGCGGTGCTCGCCGGACGGACCCCGGAGGAACCGGAACCCGCCGGGGCCGGGGCCGGGCAGGAACGCCTCGCCGCCGAGGCCCTCCGCACCGGCGGCCCCGTCCTCGCCCTGCACGCCCGGGCCGGGACCCGCGACGAGAACGGCGCACCGGAACCCGTCGGCGTCGAACTCCACATCGCCCTGCCCGACCGCCCCGGCGTGCTGCCCGCCGCGGCGGGCGTCCTCGCCCTGCACCGCCTCACCGTGCGCTCCGCCGAGCTGCGCACCGTGGAACTCCCCACCGGACCGGGCGACGACCCGGCGGACCTGCTGCTGCTCAGCTGGCGGGTCGCGGCCGAGTACGGCTCCCTGCCGCGGGCCGACCGGCTCCGCGCCGACCTCGTACGGGCCCTGGACGGCTCCCTGGACATCCGGGCCCGCCTCGCCGAGCGCGAGGCGGCCCGACCGCGCCGCCGCGGGACGAAGGCCCCGCCGCCGAGGGTGACCGTCGCGGCGGCCGGATCGCAGCGGGCGACGGTGATCGAGGTGCGGGCCCAGGACGCCCCGGGCCTGCTGCACCGGATCGGCCGGGCGCTGGAGCGCGGCGGGGTACGGGTGCGCAGCGCGCACGTGTCGACGCTGGGCGCCGACGCGGTGGACACGGTCTACGTCACGCGCCGGGACGGCACACCGCTGCCGGACGCCGAGGCGGCCGCGCTGGCGAGGGCCATCGAGGACGCGCTGCGGTGA
- a CDS encoding RNA-binding protein, which yields MLEEALEHLVKGIVDNPDDVQVASRNLRRGRVLEVRVHPDDLGKVIGRNGRTARALRTVVGAIGGRGIRVDLVDVDQVR from the coding sequence ATGCTCGAGGAGGCTCTCGAGCACCTCGTGAAGGGCATCGTCGACAACCCCGACGATGTGCAGGTCGCCTCGCGCAACCTGCGCCGCGGCCGCGTGCTGGAGGTCCGGGTCCACCCCGACGACCTCGGTAAGGTGATCGGTCGCAACGGCCGCACCGCGCGTGCGCTGCGTACCGTCGTGGGCGCCATCGGCGGCCGCGGCATCCGCGTCGACCTCGTCGATGTGGACCAGGTTCGCTGA
- a CDS encoding SAM-dependent methyltransferase translates to MTPTLVRHHGHPRTLTRTAPESRARDWAEIQERMLAPLYEAVYERLEVGPGTRLLSLDCGSGLAPLMAAGRGARVTGVDTDSERLALARARLPRGAGDGSGSPAGGPRFLEGGPAAAPPPDGATYNLLTAFTPIGCSFDDGEGLVAALRSAVPLAGRGAVVVLTGWGPPERCAAAPVLRVAARLADGGRASRAGGWRTAGRDDLEDVAFRAGLHPDGSGRVACPFGYADLDSAVRGLLSTRLFDAAARVTDRSRVEREVAKALRPHRRRDGTVWLPNVFRYLVCTI, encoded by the coding sequence ATGACACCTACGCTCGTCCGGCACCACGGCCACCCGCGGACGCTCACCCGGACGGCCCCCGAAAGCCGGGCCCGGGACTGGGCCGAGATCCAGGAGCGGATGCTGGCACCGCTGTACGAAGCGGTGTACGAGCGGCTGGAGGTGGGGCCCGGTACCCGGCTGCTCTCCCTGGACTGCGGCTCCGGTCTCGCGCCGCTGATGGCCGCCGGCCGGGGCGCGCGGGTCACCGGGGTGGACACCGATTCCGAACGGCTGGCGCTCGCCCGGGCCCGGCTGCCGCGCGGGGCCGGTGACGGCTCCGGTTCCCCGGCCGGGGGGCCGCGGTTCCTGGAGGGCGGTCCGGCCGCGGCCCCGCCGCCCGACGGGGCGACGTACAACCTGCTCACCGCCTTCACCCCGATCGGCTGCTCGTTCGACGACGGCGAGGGGCTGGTGGCCGCGCTGCGGTCCGCGGTGCCGCTGGCCGGGCGGGGCGCCGTCGTGGTGCTGACCGGGTGGGGGCCTCCGGAGCGGTGCGCGGCGGCCCCCGTGCTGCGGGTGGCCGCGCGGCTGGCGGACGGGGGCCGGGCATCCCGGGCGGGCGGCTGGCGGACGGCGGGGCGGGACGACCTGGAGGACGTGGCGTTCCGGGCCGGTCTGCATCCCGACGGCTCGGGCCGGGTGGCGTGCCCGTTCGGGTACGCGGACCTGGACAGCGCGGTGCGGGGGCTGCTATCCACCCGGCTCTTCGACGCGGCGGCACGGGTGACGGACCGGTCCCGGGTGGAGCGGGAGGTGGCGAAGGCCCTCCGTCCGCACCGGAGGCGGGACGGGACGGTCTGGCTGCCGAACGTCTTCCGCTACCTCGTGTGCACCATCTGA
- the ftsH gene encoding ATP-dependent zinc metalloprotease FtsH, which yields MTNSVPPRDRTDQPWRSEGAPPPPQPGRKMPGGWGGLLLTALAVYLITNLVLSFFNGEEQRTIAYTEFSKQVTAGNVAKIYSKGDAIQGQLKKETKAPGTDEKYTKFVTQRPAFADDDLWAELVKDDVTVTAEPVVQQRSFLANLLISLAPMLLLVLLWVFIARRMARGMGGMGGLGRKTPPKPVELEGARRTTFEDVAGIDEVEGELNDVVDFLKNPQAYRRMGARMPGGVLLAGPPGTGKTLLARAVAGEAGVPFFSASASEFIEMIVGVGASRVRELFAEARKVAPAIVFIDEIDTIGRARGGGSGMGGHDEREQTLNQILTEMDGFSGSEGVVVLAATNRADVLDPALTRPGRFDRIVQVSPPDRNGREAILEIHTRQIPLAADVDLAQVAATTPGMTGADLANLANEAALLAVKRRQNEVGGSDFSNALEKVQLGAERSLVMSDEERRRTAYHESGHALLGMLQPGADPVRKVTIVPRGRALGVTLSTPDADKYAYTEEYLRGRVIGALGGMAAEQVVFGVITTGAESDLEQVTNLARGMVGRWGMSPRVGRLTAIPGDAQQAYGLSAAPATLDAVDDEMRRIVDECYEAACRLLRENRERLDALAAALLEKETLEEAEAYRAAGIPRLAK from the coding sequence GTGACCAATTCCGTACCTCCCCGCGACCGAACCGACCAGCCCTGGCGATCCGAGGGCGCGCCGCCGCCCCCGCAGCCCGGCCGGAAGATGCCGGGAGGCTGGGGCGGACTGCTGCTGACCGCGCTCGCCGTCTACCTGATCACCAATCTGGTGCTGTCCTTCTTCAACGGGGAGGAGCAGCGGACGATCGCGTACACGGAGTTCAGCAAGCAGGTCACCGCAGGCAACGTCGCCAAGATCTACTCCAAGGGCGACGCCATCCAGGGGCAGCTCAAGAAGGAGACGAAGGCCCCGGGGACCGACGAGAAGTACACCAAGTTCGTCACCCAGCGGCCGGCCTTCGCCGACGACGACCTCTGGGCCGAACTGGTCAAGGACGACGTCACCGTCACCGCCGAACCGGTCGTCCAGCAGCGTAGCTTCCTCGCCAACCTGCTGATCTCGCTCGCGCCCATGCTGCTGCTCGTCCTGCTCTGGGTGTTCATCGCCCGGCGGATGGCCCGGGGCATGGGCGGGATGGGCGGCCTCGGACGCAAGACCCCGCCCAAGCCCGTCGAACTGGAGGGCGCCAGGCGCACCACCTTCGAGGACGTGGCCGGGATCGACGAGGTCGAGGGCGAACTCAACGACGTCGTGGACTTCCTGAAGAACCCGCAGGCGTACCGGAGGATGGGCGCCCGGATGCCCGGCGGCGTGCTGCTCGCGGGGCCGCCCGGCACCGGCAAGACGCTGCTGGCGCGGGCCGTCGCCGGGGAGGCCGGGGTGCCGTTCTTCTCCGCGTCGGCCTCCGAGTTCATCGAGATGATCGTCGGCGTCGGCGCGAGCCGGGTGCGGGAACTCTTCGCGGAGGCCCGCAAGGTCGCCCCCGCCATCGTCTTCATCGACGAGATCGACACCATCGGCCGGGCCCGCGGCGGCGGCTCCGGCATGGGCGGCCACGACGAGCGCGAGCAGACGCTCAACCAGATCCTCACCGAGATGGACGGCTTCTCCGGTTCGGAGGGCGTCGTCGTGCTCGCCGCCACCAACCGCGCCGACGTCCTCGACCCCGCCCTCACCCGGCCCGGCCGCTTCGACCGGATCGTCCAGGTCAGCCCGCCGGACCGGAACGGCCGGGAGGCGATCCTGGAGATCCACACCCGGCAGATCCCGCTGGCCGCCGACGTGGACCTCGCCCAGGTCGCCGCCACCACCCCCGGCATGACCGGCGCCGACCTCGCCAACCTGGCCAACGAGGCCGCGCTGCTCGCGGTCAAGCGCCGGCAGAACGAGGTCGGCGGGTCCGACTTCTCCAACGCCCTGGAGAAGGTCCAGCTGGGGGCGGAACGCTCACTGGTCATGTCCGACGAGGAACGCCGCAGGACCGCGTACCACGAGAGCGGGCACGCGCTGCTCGGCATGCTCCAGCCGGGTGCCGACCCGGTCCGCAAGGTCACCATCGTGCCGCGCGGCCGGGCCCTGGGGGTCACCCTCTCGACGCCGGACGCCGACAAGTACGCGTACACCGAGGAGTATCTGCGCGGCCGCGTCATCGGGGCGCTCGGCGGCATGGCGGCCGAGCAGGTGGTCTTCGGAGTGATCACCACCGGTGCGGAGAGCGACCTGGAACAGGTCACCAACCTGGCCCGGGGCATGGTCGGCCGCTGGGGCATGAGCCCCAGGGTGGGCAGGCTGACGGCGATCCCCGGCGACGCCCAGCAGGCGTACGGGCTGTCGGCGGCCCCCGCCACGCTCGACGCGGTGGACGACGAGATGCGGCGCATCGTCGACGAGTGCTACGAGGCGGCCTGCCGGCTCCTGCGCGAGAACCGGGAACGGCTGGACGCGCTGGCCGCGGCGCTGCTGGAGAAGGAGACGCTGGAGGAGGCCGAGGCGTACCGGGCGGCGGGCATCCCCCGCCTCGCCAAGTAG
- a CDS encoding bifunctional DNA primase/polymerase yields the protein MGFTIGGIREMRTGSRRRGRAAEYTAVAEYTGLWGWAVVPGARAAGGRCSCGDAGCPSPGAHPLGLAQEVPAGATLDAAARAWARVPGASMLLPVGRAFDVLDVAEAAGRRALVRLERMGLPLGPVAVTPAGRAQFFVAPGAAVELPQLLYRMGWDDAGLDLRALGTGCHITAPPSDEGGLGPVRWLRPPVLDTASAPPQARLLLGTLAYSCHRAPLRG from the coding sequence ATGGGCTTCACGATCGGCGGCATCCGCGAGATGCGCACCGGCTCACGGCGTCGCGGCCGTGCGGCCGAGTACACGGCGGTGGCCGAGTACACGGGGCTGTGGGGCTGGGCCGTCGTGCCGGGCGCGCGGGCGGCGGGCGGCCGCTGCTCCTGCGGGGACGCGGGCTGCCCCTCCCCCGGCGCCCATCCGCTGGGCCTCGCCCAGGAGGTCCCCGCGGGCGCCACGCTCGACGCGGCGGCGCGGGCGTGGGCCCGGGTGCCGGGCGCCTCGATGCTGCTGCCGGTGGGCCGCGCCTTCGACGTCCTCGATGTCGCCGAGGCGGCCGGGCGCCGGGCGCTGGTGCGGCTGGAGCGGATGGGGCTGCCGTTGGGGCCGGTGGCGGTGACCCCCGCCGGGCGGGCGCAGTTCTTCGTGGCCCCGGGGGCCGCCGTCGAGCTCCCGCAGCTGCTCTACCGGATGGGCTGGGACGACGCCGGGCTCGACCTGCGGGCGCTGGGAACCGGCTGCCACATCACCGCCCCGCCGTCCGACGAGGGCGGGCTGGGCCCGGTCCGGTGGCTGCGTCCGCCGGTGCTGGACACGGCGTCCGCGCCCCCGCAGGCGCGGCTGCTGCTGGGCACGCTGGCGTACAGCTGTCATCGCGCGCCGCTGCGCGGCTGA
- the rimM gene encoding ribosome maturation factor RimM (Essential for efficient processing of 16S rRNA): MQLVVARIGRAHGIKGEVTVEVRTDEPELRLAPGAVLATEPAGAGPLTIETGRVHSGRLLLRFEGVRDRTAAEALRNTLLIAEVDPDELPEDPEEFYDHQLMDLDVVLADGTLVGRISEITHLPSQDLFIVERPDGSEVMIPFVEEIVTEIDLEEQRAVIVPPPGLIDESQAVIASSRGEDEAGDGEPGPGKDA, translated from the coding sequence GTGCAGTTGGTAGTCGCGCGGATCGGCCGTGCCCACGGCATCAAGGGCGAGGTCACCGTCGAGGTCCGTACGGACGAGCCGGAACTGCGGCTCGCGCCCGGAGCCGTGCTCGCCACCGAACCGGCCGGGGCCGGACCGCTGACGATCGAGACCGGGCGGGTGCACAGCGGACGGCTGCTGCTGCGCTTCGAGGGCGTGCGCGACCGTACGGCTGCCGAGGCCCTGCGCAACACGCTGCTGATCGCCGAGGTCGACCCGGACGAACTCCCCGAGGACCCCGAGGAGTTCTACGACCACCAGCTCATGGACCTCGACGTGGTCCTGGCCGACGGCACCCTCGTCGGCCGGATCTCCGAGATCACGCATCTGCCGTCCCAGGACCTCTTCATCGTCGAGCGGCCGGACGGCAGCGAGGTGATGATCCCGTTCGTCGAGGAGATCGTCACCGAGATCGACCTGGAGGAGCAGCGCGCGGTGATCGTCCCGCCGCCGGGGCTGATCGACGAGAGCCAGGCCGTGATCGCCTCCTCGCGCGGCGAGGACGAAGCGGGCGACGGAGAGCCCGGCCCGGGGAAGGACGCCTGA
- a CDS encoding P-II family nitrogen regulator, with protein MKLITAVVKPHRLDEIKEALQSFGIHGLTVTEAGGYGRQRGHTEVYRGAEYTVDLVPKIRIEVLVEDEDAEQLIDVVVKAARTGKIGDGKVWSVPVETAVRVRTGERGPDAL; from the coding sequence ATGAAGCTCATCACCGCAGTCGTGAAGCCCCACCGGCTGGACGAGATCAAGGAAGCCCTCCAGTCCTTCGGGATCCACGGCCTCACGGTCACCGAGGCCGGCGGATACGGACGCCAGCGCGGCCACACCGAGGTCTACCGGGGCGCCGAGTACACCGTCGACCTCGTGCCCAAGATCCGGATCGAGGTGCTCGTCGAGGACGAGGACGCCGAGCAGCTCATCGACGTGGTCGTGAAGGCCGCCCGCACCGGAAAGATCGGCGACGGCAAGGTCTGGAGCGTGCCCGTCGAGACCGCGGTCCGCGTCCGCACCGGCGAACGCGGCCCGGACGCACTCTGA
- a CDS encoding ammonium transporter — protein sequence MPPGITTLAADTPTLSAANTGFMLICSALVMLMTPALAFFYGGMVRVKSTLNMLMMSFIGLGIVTVLWVLYGFGVAFGTDIGSVVGWNPDFLGLGGIGVTQLWDGSTIPVYVFAVFQLMFAVLTPALISGALADRVKFTSWALFVALWVTAVYFPVAHWVWGPGGWLFEMGVIDFAGGTAVHINAGAAALGVILVIGKRVGFKKDPMRPHSLPLVMLGAGLLWFGWFGFNAGSWLGNDDGVGAVMFVNTQVATGAAMLAWLGYEKLRHGSCTTLGAASGAVAGLVAITPSGGAVSPLGAIAVGAIAGVLCAMAVGLKYRFGYDDSLDVVGVHLVGGIAGSLLVGLFATGGVQSEAKGLFYGGGLEQLGKQTVGVLAVLAYSLVASALLALLLDRTIGMRVTEDDEVSGIDRVEHAETAYDFSGAGGGTAPRTTGPAPGGTAAARTKNQKVDA from the coding sequence ATGCCCCCAGGCATCACGACGCTTGCGGCGGACACGCCGACGCTGTCCGCAGCCAACACCGGCTTCATGCTCATCTGCTCCGCCCTGGTGATGCTCATGACCCCGGCCCTGGCCTTCTTCTACGGAGGCATGGTCCGCGTCAAGAGCACCCTCAACATGCTGATGATGAGCTTCATCGGCCTCGGGATCGTCACGGTCCTGTGGGTGCTCTACGGATTCGGCGTCGCCTTCGGCACCGACATCGGCTCCGTCGTCGGCTGGAACCCGGACTTCCTCGGCCTCGGCGGCATCGGCGTCACCCAGCTCTGGGACGGCTCCACCATCCCGGTTTACGTCTTCGCCGTCTTCCAGCTCATGTTCGCCGTCCTCACCCCGGCCCTGATCAGCGGCGCCCTCGCCGACCGGGTCAAGTTCACCTCCTGGGCCCTGTTCGTCGCGCTCTGGGTCACCGCCGTCTACTTCCCCGTCGCCCACTGGGTCTGGGGCCCGGGCGGCTGGCTCTTCGAGATGGGCGTCATCGACTTCGCGGGCGGCACCGCCGTCCACATCAACGCGGGTGCCGCGGCGCTCGGCGTGATCCTCGTCATCGGCAAGCGCGTCGGCTTCAAGAAGGACCCGATGCGGCCGCACAGCCTGCCCCTCGTCATGCTCGGCGCCGGCCTGCTCTGGTTCGGCTGGTTCGGCTTCAACGCCGGCTCCTGGCTCGGCAACGACGACGGCGTCGGCGCGGTCATGTTCGTGAACACCCAGGTCGCCACCGGCGCCGCGATGCTCGCCTGGCTCGGCTACGAGAAGCTCCGGCACGGCTCCTGCACCACCCTCGGCGCCGCCTCCGGCGCGGTCGCCGGACTCGTCGCCATCACCCCGTCCGGCGGCGCGGTCAGCCCGCTGGGCGCCATCGCGGTCGGCGCGATCGCCGGGGTGCTCTGCGCCATGGCCGTCGGACTGAAGTACCGGTTCGGCTACGACGACTCCCTGGACGTGGTCGGCGTCCACCTCGTCGGCGGCATCGCCGGCTCCCTGCTCGTCGGCCTCTTCGCCACCGGCGGCGTCCAGTCCGAGGCCAAGGGCCTCTTCTACGGCGGCGGCCTCGAACAGCTCGGCAAGCAGACCGTCGGCGTCCTCGCCGTCCTCGCCTACTCCCTGGTGGCCTCCGCGCTCCTCGCCCTCCTCCTGGACCGGACGATCGGCATGCGGGTCACCGAGGACGACGAGGTCTCCGGCATCGACCGGGTCGAGCACGCCGAGACCGCGTACGACTTCAGCGGCGCGGGCGGCGGCACCGCCCCCCGCACCACGGGCCCCGCCCCGGGCGGCACGGCAGCGGCGAGGACGAAGAACCAGAAGGTGGACGCATGA